Below is a genomic region from Vicia villosa cultivar HV-30 ecotype Madison, WI unplaced genomic scaffold, Vvil1.0 ctg.001080F_1_1_3, whole genome shotgun sequence.
TAATAAAGTTAATGCACACACCTTTATTCGTAGCCTTCACGCCAGCATAACCTGGGCCCTTGTAGCTTGTTAGAAGCTCCAAGAAGTTTTTCCTCCACCGTATAACTGAACCTCCATAAGCTCCTACAGGATCGAGATGCATCCACTCGACGTCCTTTCCCCCCTAAAACTCTTCACCCAACTTTAAATTAAAAAGAGAAAGTTTTATTTCCTTAAGGAAACACACACCAACTTTACCAGATTGTATCATGACACCAATAACCTCCTTCTATATCGCATACCACCTCCTCTTAGATTAAGGGATACTAATATCATTTCAGAATCCCTTTATCCGCCTTCCTAACAGCCAACCCTTCCTTATCTCTAGCCTCCATTTCTTCAATATTCTTTTGAATCTCCTCACCTGAAACCACGCAAACCAACCCCAACCTGAGTAACAAATCTGTCAAATATTTTCCCACCTTAGACTCCTTGTTAAATAACAGTATCTCATTGCAATTTTTCACAATGGATGACAGGGCCACCTAAGAAATTTTCACCACGAACTCCCTTATTATTCTCCTTTTTTGTGTAGTTCTTTAATTTCGGGACGAAATTAGGGTTAAGACAAGCATAGTAGGAATGAGAAACTTTAGCTAGACTCCCACTTCTTTCAGTCTCCGAATTTTCATTGACTTGTGCTTTACCACCTTGGACCTGATACAGGCTTCATCAAAAGAGTGCAATCCTTGGTTTGGGCCCAAAAGATTTGGCCCAAAAGAAACCTCTAGCCCTTCTCTCTCCCCATCCTTATCACACCTCTCTAAACACATGACATACCTAGTATTGACACCAGTACCATTCTCATTGCCTACAGCATTGGGACGTGTTTTTAGAGAAACATCCAAAATCACCTTTTGAGATGTCACCGTCAAACTTTTTATGTGCTCAGAGGCCTTTTCTGCAGTAGCCATGCAAGTAGCCTAAGTCTTTTCCAATCCTACTGTTATGAGCTGGCACAATAATACTGTTGGAGGAAAAGGACAAAGTAGAAACAATCAGGGACAGATGGCAAATGACCCTAACATTGTGGAACCAAGGAGGGGCACTAGGGTGAAAATCCCTAACAAAAAATATTCTGTTTGACAGCATATATATAGCAAGGACGAGGAGTGGGAAAGGCAGGCAGCAAGTGACTCTATCTCTCTTCCTCTAGTGGCATTCCTTGTGAATgaattctctttcttttttgttGCAATAAGTTGTATTGTTCATTCCAAAAACTATTGAGTAATCATTCTCAAATTCCATAGATTCTTCATTGTACTAGCCTTATTATAATGAAGTGATTCTTGTGGATATATTCTCCTGCATATTTTCTTCTAGCTGTTATATCTTTTCTGTTACATCTTACATTTGGTGCTTTCATCAACTTACCATGGCGGAAAATACACGGATGAAAGGTTTGGAAGCTGCCATCAATGGCCTCAACACCACGATGCAGCAAATGATGGAAGATGCCGACGCACGACATAACGACTACATACAACACCGACACAATGATATGGTGCGTTTCGAACGTGTTGAAGCACAACTGGGTTCTTTACAACTCTCTTCCGCCTTAAATGGTAGCGGGAACTCAGACGGAACCCCACGACAACTGCCGTTTCAGATACGCAACGTGAAGCTTGATTTTCCCAGATTCGATGGTACTGAGGTTTTGAACTGGATCTTTAAGGTTGAACAGTTTTTTGATTATTACTCTACACCGGACAATCAACGCCTTACCATTGCAGCGGTGCATCTCGACAAAGATGTCGTACCTTGGTATCAAATGATTACTCGTAACAACCCCTTCCGATCTTGGGGTGCCTTCACACGTGCTTTGGAATTGGAATATGGCCCTTCTCCATACGAATCTCCACGACCCACCCTTTTCAAATTAACCCAGACCTCCACAATCAGTGAATACTACTCCACTTTCATCTCCCTTGCGAATCGCTCTCATGGCCTATCCCCTGATGCAATCTTGGATTGTTTCGTTAGTGGGCTTAAGACTGAGATCCGTCGTGATGTCATAGCCCAAAACCCTACCTCTCTCTCTCACGCCCTTTCCTTAGCCAAATTATTTGCAGAAAAATACAACTCTTTTACAAAACCCTACCCACAAACCACAAAGCCCATTTACAATCCCAGCCCACATTCTCTAACCCGACCCACCAACGCCCTTTTACCCACTCCACCAACCCGACCCCAAACCCAAACACCAATTCCCAAACCTCGTCCCATTCGTAGCATCACCTCCGTTGAGATTCAACTCAGGCGTGACAAGGGTCAATGCTTCTATTGTGATGACAAGTTTACACCCAACCATCGTTGTCCAAACAAACATTACCTCCTTCTTCAAGTTGATGATTCTGATTCACCAGAGCAAGAGACAGAGCCGCCAGATGGTGATTCTTTACTTCAGATACTTGAAACAGAGCACCATCTCTCATTTAATGCCCTCAACGGAGCGCAAAGTGCAGGCACACTTCGTTTTCAAGGGCAAATTCAAGGAATACAAGTCCAGGTTCTCCTTGACAGTGGTAGTTCCGATAATTTTTTGCAACCACGCATAGCTCAGTGTTTGAAATTGCCAATTCAACAAGCTCCGCAATTTCAAGTTTTGGTGGGAAATGGTAGCACACTGACGGCTTCGGGATTGATTCAGGACTTACCAGTCACGATACAGGGTCACAATCTCCACCTTCCGGTGTATTTGCTTCCTATTACTGGTGCTGATTTGGTCCTAGGAGCACCATGGCTCAATACTCTAGGTCCTCACATTGCGGACTATGATGCGTTATTGATTAAATTCTACctcaacaacaaattcatcactcttcgaggAGATCAATTCATGGCACCGGGTCAGtctcaatttcatcatattcgtCGTCTCCATAACACACATTCTATTGATTTATCATATACTCTGCAATTCCACTCTCTAGCACCATCATCATCAGTAGCTACACTTGATAATTTACCGGAAGATTTAGCTGCCTTGCTCCGCAATTATTGGAAGGTGTTTGAGGAACCTAATCGTTTACCACCACCGAGGTTACAAGATCATTCAATCCCTCTTATTGATGGTAGTAATCCGGTTAAGGTCAAACCATATCGATATCCACATAGTCAGAAAACAGAAATTGAACGATTGGTTTCTGAGATGTTACAACAGGGTATTATTCAACCTAGTACCAGCCCGTTCTCATCCCCGGTTTTGCTGGTCAGAAAGAAAGATGGATCCTGGAGATTTTGCACTGATTATCGTGCATTAAACGCGATTACAATTAAAGATAGCTTTCCAATACCGACAGTTGATGGGTTGTTGGACGAACTATTTGGAGCTGCTTATTTTTCTAAATTAGACTTGAGAGCAGGCTACCATCAAATCTTAGTTAATCCGGAGGATCGTCATAAGATTGCTTTTCGCACACATCAAGGGTTGTATGAGTGGCTTGTCATGCCGTTCGGGTTATCCAATGCACCAGCTTCGTTCAAAAGTCTTATGAATTATGTTTTTCGAGACCAATTACGCAAGTTCGTGTTAGTCTTCTTTGATGACATACTGGTGTACAGCCCCTCTTGGTCTACACACCTTGAACACCTGGAGGTTGTTTTAAGGTTGCTAGAACAACATGAGCTATTTGCCAAGCTTTCCAAATGTTGCTTTGGCCTTACTTCAGTGGATTATCTAGGGCATACCATCTCAAATTAAGGTGTTGAAATGGATAAATCTAAGATTCAAGCTGTCATGGAATGGAAAGTTCCCTCTTCTCTCAAACAGCTTCGAGGGTTCTTAGGATTATCTGGTTATTATCGACGTTTTATTCGCAATTATGCTTCCATGGCATCACCCCTCACCGAGCTTTTAAAAAAAGATGCTTTCCATTGGACTCCAGCAGCTACTGAAGCTTTCGACAAACTCAAACATGCCATCACACAAGCCCCAGTTTTATCGTTACCAGATTTTCGATTGCCTTTTACCCTTGAGACTGATGCTTCCGGGTCTGGTATCGGTGCGGTGCTCAGTCAAGCACGTCATCCCATTGCTTACTTTTCAAAAAAGTTGTGCCCTCGAATGCAAAAGCAATCTGCATATGTCCGTGAACTCTACGCTATTACAGAAGCTTTGGCGAAATTTCGCCACTATTTGATCGGTCATAAGTTTGTTATCAAGACTGATCAACGCAGCCTCAAATCCCTCACTAATCAGTCGATTCAAACTCCGGAACAACAACATTGGCTTCACAAATTTTTGGGATATGATTTCACCATCGAGTATAAACCTGGAGTGGATAATATTGCAACTGATAGTCTCTCGCGCTCATTCTATTTAGGCCTATCAGTACACACACCTCAGCTTATTTCCATGATTCATTCAGCTGTAAACAAGGATCCGGTGTTGGCAGAGGTTAGAAATCAATGCTTGCTGGGTACATGTTCTACGCCTCACTATCAAgtcaaacatgatatgttattcTGGAAGAATCGATTGGTTATTCCTCAACAGCCTGACTTGATCAAAATCATCCTCACTGAGTTTCATTCTTCAACCTTGGGAGGACATGCTGGAGTTACACGAACTAAAGCTCGCATCGCGACTCAATTTTTCTGGGCCACTATGACCAAGGATATCAAGGATTTTGTCTCACAGTGTTTAGTTTGTCAACAAGCCAACCACTCGACAACCTTACCTGCTGGATTACTCCAACCTCTGCCTATTCCACAACAAATTTGGGAAGACTTGTCGATGGATTTCATTACGGGACTGCCGCCATCCAATTCTTACACTGTTATTCTAGTGGTGGTAGATCGTTTATCCAAATATAGCCACTTCATTCCTCTCAAGGCTGACTATAACAGTTACAAAGTAGCAGAAGTTTTTCTTCATACAATTGTTAAACTTCATGGGTTTCCTAAGACAATTGTATCTGACCGAGATCGTGTGTTCACAAGCCAATTTTGGCAACAATTATTCAAACTAAGTGGCACAACATTGGCTATGAGCACTGCATACCACCCTCAAACCGATGGCCAATATGAAGCTGTAAACAAATGTTTAGAACTTTATCTTTGTTGCTTCACTAGCCATTCTCCTCGTGCTTGGTCCAAATTGCTGCCTTGGGCAGAATTCTCATACAATACTGCCTTCCACACAAAGTATTGGCATGACACCATTCAAGGTGGTTTATGGACGAGACCCCCTGGCCTTATTCGCTATGAAGTTAACAATGGTGATCCACCGTTGTTACAACAGCTGTTGACGGAACGAGACGATACCTTGGCTGCTCTAAAGGCTAATTTAATGCGAGCTCAACAAATTATGAAGAAATTTGCTGATAATAAACGAAGATTTGTTGAATTTAAGGTGGGTGACATGGTGCTAGTCAAGTTGCAGCCTTACCGTCAACATTCGATAGCTCTTAGGCGCAACCAGAAACTCAGTATGCGTTACTTTGGCCCATTTCCTGTCATGGAACGCATTGGCCAAGTTGCTTACCGACTAATGCTTCCCACTACGGCGAAAATCCACCCAGTGTTCCATGTGTCGGCTTTAAAATTATGCAAAGGTGACCACCCTACACAGCTGCTACCCCTTCCTTTGACTACTACTGAACAAGGACCATTGATTTTTCCTCAAGCTATTGTTAATCGTCGCACTGTCATTCAAAATGGTCAACCAATTCAGCAGGTTCAAGTGCAGTGGGATACTTTGCTAACAGAAGTCACTTGGGAAAACTGGAATGAATTGAAGGTTCTGTATcctaaccttgaggacaaggtccTTGTCAATGTGGGGAGTAATGTTATGAGCTGGCACAATAATACTGTTGGAGGAAAAGGACAAAGTAGAAATAATCAGGGACAGATGGCAAATGACCCTAACATTGTGGAACCAAGGAGGGGCACTAGGGTGAAAATCCCTAACAGAAAATATTCTGTTTGACATCATATATATAGCAAGGACGAGGAGTGGGAAAGGCAGGCAGCAAGTGACTCTATCTCTCTTCCTCTAGTGGCATTCCTTGTGAATGAATTCTCTTTCTTTTCTGTTGCAATAAGTTGTATTGTTCATTCCAAAAACTATTGAGTAATCATTCTCAAATTCCATAGATTCTTCATTGTACTAGCCTTATTATAATGAAGTGATTCTTGTGGATATAttctctgaaggatagaaaaacacttagaaagggggggattgaataagtgtgactttaaatcttggacgataaaaataaattgcacaattatttttatcctggttcgctgttaacgaagctactccagtccacccccgcagagatgatttacctcaactgaggatttaatccactaatcgcacggattacaatggttttccacttagtccgcaactaagtcttccagagtcttctgatcacacactgatcactccaggaacaactgcttagataccctctaagacttttctagagtctactgatcaacacgatcactctaggcttagttcactcctaagactttctctagagtctactgatcaacctgatcactctagttacaaactgctcagccaactgctaagacttcctagagtattctgatcaacacgatcactctagttccttacaacttaatgtaatcaatcaagagtttacaaatgcttcttaaaagctataatcacaaactgtgatatttctcttatcgtttaagcttaatctcactaagatattacaacagcaatgtagtgagctttgatgaagatgaagattctgagttttgatttgaacagcgtttcagcaagttaatttgaattgtcttggagcagaatcgttaaccttgcttctcatcagaacttcatatttataggcgttgagaagatgaccgttgaatgcatttaatgctttgcgtgttccgtacagcatcgcatttaatgttatacgcttttgtcaactacctcgagccttgttcacgctgtgtctactgacgttgcctttagtagctttaacgttccttttgtcagtcagcgtagtctgccacgtgtacttccttctgatctgatgtttgtgaatataacgtttgaatatcatcagagtcaaacagcttggtgcatagcatcttctgatcttctgatcttgaagtgcttctgagcgtgataccatcttctgatcttcagtgcttctgatctcatgttcttctgatgctttcatagacccatgttctgattctgcttcgaccatcttctgatgtcttgccagaccatgttctgatgttgcatgctgaaccatttgagacacaacttctgagcgctgaattatgcgtactctttatatatttcctgaaagggaaattgcattggattagagtaccatattatcttaagcaaaattcatattattgttatcatcaaaactaagataattgataagaacaaatcttgttctaacaatctccccctttttgatgatgacaaaaacatatataaatgatatgaatttgcgatcagaaagagtagacggcaaaagacaaattacacagctatagcataagcatatgaatatgtctccccctgagattaacaatctccccctgagataaataatctccccctgaaataaatactcgaagaactttgataaaagacttccctgattatttcggtagagacgatcatataagcttctgccttcagagaattcatagcttctgacttctgcttccattggacagcttcagaacttgaatttctttagatcattagaacactcacagcttctgattcctgcttccatcgtggacagcttcagaacttgaatttctttgatcttcagaacattcacagcttctgacttctgcttccattcaggacagcttcagaacttgagttttctggatcttttagagcattcacatcttctgatttctgcttccctcggatagcttcagaactttgaatgtctaccaatcatcacttcatgctagatttgtatcagaacattgttgaatgtaccagagcatcatcagagcatctctacatcctgaaatgttacagaacaaaaactaaacgacaaaagtcagcatgagcgagttagaacataaaatgtatgtttgaacacattatatgtatcagagccatataggctgatataatgtatcagagcaaataatgtatcagagccataacattatatgtatcagagcaaatagaattttgtcagaacaggatagacaatgatattcaaattctattatcagtgcttctgattcattcttctttcttgcttctgatctctgaagcttgacagcactcagcttgcttcagtttccaagagcttattccttttacagaataacgcttcttatggttttgcttctagtgtttgcttctgaagattcacttcactactctgtacctgcaaaacacttaaaccatatagaacttgcagttcttgttagtgaatgtgtgggagcttttacccagcaactgatagatttaatcaaatcatttatcatttatctttctccccctttttgtcataacatcaaaaagaatatttaaaaaaaagattcagatgcacaaaacgacaaatagaatcactggaatgtaaatcaaagagactttttcattgataatcaaaaaggtttacaagacaggaatgcaggaaaacagatgcaacaaggaaaggaaactacaaagaccaaaagactaagatcctagcctacgcaaaatccgcgccagaacatcatgaatcccgtcagtgcttgtagcttgccttgtcatgaaggaacgaaactcagcattggctgcttcttgcgcgtccaaacgagaagccagcatagcttgattctgatgaagagtttccaaggtctccatcagagctgaggtttcaccagaagaagaagcaccagtatttctgcccagagggacagcaatctcagcagggtgatcttctggaagatcttcagcttgtgcatattccatttcctcatctgagtctgacttagaaggagccttggcatattctggttcaggcagctcagaagttccatcttccaatgcttgaagaatagctgctaggtttgttggaggagtaggaccagcaacttcagcacgataaaccactactggaaagaccatgagaggtgctttttcagaagggttcattctgaaccagttgaacagccactgaaaatctccagtcagcacaggaaaccagagcacagaagaccggggtttccacaccacgatatctctgcagagattttcttcttccagctcatctgcaggtatcctctcttcaagaacgcttctgttcctgatgagacagtggtggctgctttcacccacttccaactgacgaccacgaggaccaggagcttcagacaagatccttctcttagtgtcagtagccttcaccagaaagtcctgaagaaaggtatcccagaggttgctcatagcatacatatccagatggttaaggtaggcagcacccaggatctccaaccagccgtttacatcagaatgtaaactCTCCAGAGAGGATTGAGTAGAAGGGGTTGGAGGGATTATGGTGAATCTGAAGTCTGgacgaacaacactatagggattaggtgttctggtgggaaaagggtgtgagagaggtgaagaaatatcggatggaagggttgaaggagaggagatatcagatggtgaagaaggtggttctgagaggatgaatgaggaggaagaggtggtggaggtctttgaagagggggttgattgaggggaaccgtcaaggggttgatacactttgagagggtcataggagatcctaactcttttaggtttggtttctggttcagcagatgcctttctcttttgtttcctatcattgtcttgattcccagagcttgacgatggattcatgatgaattttcagatattggaaactgctagggtttatgatatgaaaagagagagagagacgaaaaagaaaccgaatgcagagagagagaaaaatgagagggaaaagaaacgtttgaagagtataaaaagaaaactgaaagagagtaaatgatgaaaagcatttaatgttacgtgacttgaggagagataataatgacaaaagacgtgatttgcacagttacctaagtagacgtcccctcaactgcacgcacgcttgtccagaaatagtgaacacgtgtttaccatctggatcgCCAGTTATAGCTgtcttgcttttaaagagattctgaatcaacttagacaataaaacgttagtaataactgaatcacaaattctaattgatttcaaccagaacttcttataaaagtaatttcatttcagaagatacttataTATAGGAGTATCTTATCTTctaattctgggcttgtttctgaagatttattttgtcccgattatattaaatccatctggtctagaaacaagatcccaaacatcattccttgtaaactgattcagttcttcttgcatagcaattatccagtctggatcttctagagcatgatcaacagaagttggctcgatcaaagatacaagacctaattgacagtctgcattgttcttaaggaatgctct
It encodes:
- the LOC131633154 gene encoding uncharacterized protein LOC131633154; amino-acid sequence: MAENTRMKGLEAAINGLNTTMQQMMEDADARHNDYIQHRHNDMVRFERVEAQLGSLQLSSALNGSGNSDGTPRQLPFQIRNVKLDFPRFDGTEVLNWIFKVEQFFDYYSTPDNQRLTIAAVHLDKDVVPWYQMITRNNPFRSWGAFTRALELEYGPSPYESPRPTLFKLTQTSTISEYYSTFISLANRSHGLSPDAILDCFVSGLKTEIRRDVIAQNPTSLSHALSLAKLFAEKYNSFTKPYPQTTKPIYNPSPHSLTRPTNALLPTPPTRPQTQTPIPKPRPIRSITSVEIQLRRDKGQCFYCDDKFTPNHRCPNKHYLLLQVDDSDSPEQETEPPDGDSLLQILETEHHLSFNALNGAQSAGTLRFQGQIQGIQVQVLLDSGSSDNFLQPRIAQCLKLPIQQAPQFQVLVGNGSTLTASGLIQDLPVTIQGHNLHLPVYLLPITGADLVLGAPWLNTLGPHIADYDALLIKFYLNNKFITLRGDQFMAPGQSQFHHIRRLHNTHSIDLSYTLQFHSLAPSSSVATLDNLPEDLAALLRNYWKVFEEPNRLPPPRLQDHSIPLIDGSNPVKVKPYRYPHSQKTEIERLVSEMLQQGIIQPSTSPFSSPVLLVRKKDGSWRFCTDYRALNAITIKDSFPIPTVDGLLDELFGAAYFSKLDLRAGYHQILVNPEDRHKIAFRTHQGLYEWLVMPFGLSNAPASFKSLMNYVFRDQLRKFVLVFFDDILVYSPSWSTHLEHLEVVLRLLEQHELFAKLSKCCFGLTSVDYLGHTISN